A window from Balaenoptera musculus isolate JJ_BM4_2016_0621 chromosome 8, mBalMus1.pri.v3, whole genome shotgun sequence encodes these proteins:
- the CNGA4 gene encoding cyclic nucleotide-gated cation channel alpha-4, with product MSQDSKMKTTESSGSAPPEARKWLPVLDPSGDYYYWWLNTMAFPVMYNLIIIVCRACFPDLQRYYLAAWLVLDCTSDLLYLLDIVVRFHTGFLEQGILVVDKGRISSRYVRTWSFFLDLVSLLPTEVAYVSLGPHTPTLRLNRFLRVPRLFEAFDRMETRTVYPNAFRIAKLMLYVFVVIHWNSCLYFALSRYLGFGRDAWVYPDPAQPGFEQLRRQYLYSFYFSTLILTTVGDTPLPDREEEYLFMVGDFLLAVMGFATIMGSMSSVIYNMNTADAAFYPDHALVKKYMKLHHVNRRLERRVTDWYQHLQINKKMTNEVAILQHLPEQLRAEVAVSVHLPTLSRVQIFQNCEASLLEELVLKLQPQTYSPGEYVCRKGDIGREMYIIREGQLAVVADDGVTQYAVLGAGLYFGEISIINIKGNMSGNRRTANIKSLGYSDLFCLSKEDLQEVLSEYPQAQAVMEEKGREILLKMNKLDVNAEAAEIALQEATEARLRGLNQQLDDLQTKFARLLAELESSALKIAYRVERLEWQTREWPMPEELAEADNEGEPGEGTSKDAEGRAGQEGPPSPE from the exons ATGAGCCAGGACAGCAAAATGAAGACGACAGAGTCCAGCGGTTCTGCCCCACCCGAGGCCAG GAAGTGGCTGCCGGTCCTGGACCCATCTGGGGATTACTACTACTGGTGGCTGAACACTATGGCCTTCCCAGTAATGTATAACCTCATCATCATCGTGTGCAG AGCCTGCTTCCCCGACTTGCAGCGCTATTATCTGGCGGCCTGGTTAGTACTGGACTGCACGAGTGACCTGCTCTACCTACTGGACATCGTGGTGCGCTTTCACACGG gATTCTTGGAACAGGGCATACTGGTGGTGGACAAGGGTAGGATCTCGAGTCGCTACGTTCGCACCTGGAGCTTCTTCTTGGACCTGGTTTCCCTGTTACCCACGGAAGTGGCCTACGTGAGTCTGGGTCCGCACACACCCACGCTGAGGCTGAACCGCTTTCTGCGGGTGCCCCGCCTCTTTGAGGCCTTTGACCGCATGGAGACCCGCACAGTTTACCCGAATGCCTTCCGCATCGCCAAGCTGATGCTTTACGTTTTTGTTGTCATCCACTGGAACAGCTGCCTATACTTTGCCCTGTCCCGGTACCTGGGCTTCGGGCGTGACGCCTGGGTGTACCCCGACCCCGCGCAGCCTGGCTTTGAGCAGCTGCGGCGCCAGTACCTCTATAGCTTTTACTTCTCCACGCTGATCCTGACCACCGTGGGCGATACGCCGCTGCCAGACCGGGAGGAGGAGTACCTCTTCATGGTGGGAGACTTCCTACTGGCCGTCATGGGTTTCGCCACCATCATGGGTAGCATGAGCTCTGTCATCTACAACATGAACACTGCAGATGCAGCCTTCTACCCAGACCACGCCCTGGTGAAGAAATACATGAAGCTGCATCACGTCAACCGCAGGCTGGAGCGGCGAGTCACTGACTG GTACCAGCACCTGCAGATCAACAAGAAGATGACCAATGAGGTAGCCATCTTACAGCACTTGCCCGAGCAGTTGCGGGCAGAAGTGGCCGTGTCTGTACACCTGCCTACTCTGAGCAGGGTGCAGatcttccagaactgtgaggccAGCCTGCTGGAGGAGCTGGTGCTGAAGCTGCAGCCCCAAACCTACTCACCAGGCGAATATGTCTGCCGCAAGGGGGACATCGGCCGAGAGATGTACATCATCCGAGAGGGTCAGCTGGCTGTGGTAGCCGATGATGGTGTCACTCAGTATGCTGTGCTTGGTGCAGGGCTCTACTTTGGGGAGATCAGCATCATCAACATCAAAG GGAACATGTCTGGGAACCGCCGTACAGCCAACATCAAGAGTCTAGGTTATTCGGATCTGTTCTGCCTGAGCAAGGAGGACCTGCAGGAAGTGTTGAGCGAGTATCCACAGGCCCAGGCCGTCATGGAGGAAAAGGGCCGTGAGATCCTTCTCAAAATGAACAAGTTGGACGTAAATGCCGAGGCAGCTGAGATCGCCCTACAGGAGGCCACGGAGGCCCGGCTGCGAGGCCTCAACCAGCAACTCGATGATCTGCAGACCAAGTTCGCGCGACTCCTGGCTGAGCTGGAGTCCAGTGCACTCAAGATCGCCTATCGCGTCGAGCGGCTGGAGTGGCAGACTCGGGAGTGGCCAATGCCTGAGGAACTGGCCGAGGCCGACAATGAGGGCGAACCTGGGGAGGGAACATCCAAGGATgcagagggcagagctggccaGGAGGGACCCCCAAGCCCAGAGTGA